The Geminocystis sp. NIES-3708 genomic sequence ATCATGTTCTTGATTGTAACTTTGGAAATAAGCTCCGTTAACTTTTTCTCTTAATTCTTCGGAAATACGATCATCAGGAGCAATTTTAAAGCCATCGGGTAACATTAATACTGCACCAACGTTTAAACCACCTTTACTGCCGTCACCTAAAACTTGTTGAGCACTATGATCATAAGGAATTTTGACAACTGCTTCAAAAACGGTATCAGGTAATACGGATTGAGGAATTTCTACTTCAGCGGGTTTAGATGCTAAATGACAGTTGGCACAAACAATGCGTCCAGTGGCTTCACGAGGGGTTGCTGGTGCGGTTTCTTGCGCCCAAAAAGGGTAAGCATTAGCACTTTGAGGTAATACGATGTCACTAGCAAGGAATAAACAAATACTAGCAATGGCAACGAAGATAATTTTATTTATTTTTTGCGCCATATTTGTTAAAAAAGAATGATCTCTCATTGATATTTTTTACAGTTATTGAATTTTTAATTACAACGGAAATAGAAAATAAAAAATAATGTACAATTGGAACACAATTAATGATTAAAGTTCATTATCAATTATTCATTATTTAAGCCCACCAAGGATTTGAACCGTCACGGAAATCAGTTTCTTCCCAGTTGGTTAAAATTACTTTATCGTCAGTAACATCAGCATGAACTAATGCTAAAGATAATGGTGCAGGACCACGTACTACTTTCCCTTCGTTATTATATTGAGAACCATGACAAGGACAAATAAATTTATCTTCGGAGGCATTCCAAGGTACAACACAACCTAAGTGAGTACAAACAGCATTTATACCATAAGAAGCAATACTTTTATCTTCGGTGACAACTATATAAGTAGGATCACCTTTTAAGCCTTGAGCCAAAGTGCGATCGCCTGCTTGATGATTAGCTAAAAATTCACTAGCAACAATATCATTACCAAGTTTATCTTTAGCGGTTAAGCCACCACCAGCACCACCAGAGGATTTAGGAATAAAGTAGCTAACCACAGGATATAACGCTCCAGCGGCAACTCCCGTAATAGTACCAAATGTCAGTAAGTTCATGAACTGACGACGCCCCATATCAGGAACATCAGCGTTTCCAGAAATTTGTGTCATAACTAAATTAAATTATGTAATTGAATATTTTGGTTATGGTTTTACAATAAACTCAAGAACCTTTATGCTAAACAAGGTTAATAAAAGTCATTATCTAATTATTACAAAAAATGAACCTTTTGCAGAATCATTCCATCAATTTAAGAAAGTGGGGAGAACTTTTATCAAAAAACCAATATTTATCATTTTATAACCATATAGCTATTGTATCGTTTAATTCAAATTGATTATGACGGGAAAAGAGTTACAAGAATTGATTTTCCATAAATGGGGATGCTCTTATGATGCACAAGTATTACGCATTAAAGATAAGATTTATTTTCAAGTAATGTGGAAATATTTAGAACAAGCCTCCTTTCATTTTACTGAAACCGAATATCTTGAGCATTTAGAAGAAGTTGCTAACTATCTAAGGATTTGGGGAGTTATTGAGCAAGTGCAAAAGGGTATTTTAGAAGCTAAAAATCGCCCTCGTTTAGGTAAAGCTGTTAGTATTTCCTTAGATTTAGGAGAGCGTACTTCTGAGTGGATAATTTAAAAGCTCAAAACAAAAGTTATTCTTGAGTGTAGAAGTTGTTAAGATAAGATCAACTGGAGTTGATAAACATTTATCTCAAATTCAGTGATTTTACTTAGAAAAAATGATATGGTAAAAAATCTCTAATTAATAATCACCTCAGAAATTTATGTTCATAGATAATGAGCAATATCAAAAAAACTTAGTAACAAAAGTTAACGATTTAGAAGCTCAACTAAAAATAGCTCGTGATTATCAAACGGTTTTTGAAGCCGAGAAAGACTTATTCAATAGTTTAATGGGAATGCTTCCCTCTTTACAAACTAGCGGTTTTCCAGCCATGGGTAAATTATTAGATAATTGGATTGCTATTGCGGAATCTGCTGAAAATGGAAAAATTTTACAGTTAACACTACATCAGACAATGAAAATTGCCACGGAAGCAGTCAAAGCTGATAGTAGTAGTTTATTCATCTTCAATCATGAACAAGAAATTTGTTATAGTGTCAACATGACTAGTAATTGTCAATTGACAGCAACTCAAAATCCAGAAACTATCGATTTAGATGAAGGTTTACTGGATTGGGTGAGAAAAAATCGAAAGATATGTTTAATCAAAGATATAGAAAATGACCCTCGTTGGTATCATAAATCACCTCAATCTTCTGGCATTCGCTCAGTATTAAGTCTTCCTCTACTAGCAGAAGAACAATTATTTGCGATTATTACCCTCAATCATTCTGATGTAGATTATTTTCAGCCAGAAATGGTGCAACTCATTGAATTAACTGCTCAAACTATTACTTTTATTATTGAAATTGCGGCGATAAAAATTGAAAAAGCAACTTCGGAAATTCAGAAAAAACTTCTTGAAAATTTAGTGGAAGTAGCGCGATCGCCAATTAAAAAAGATTTACTAAAACAAACTATCAGTCAAATTCTTGATTTAGCCGTAGATATTACCCATGCACAAAAAGGTAGTATGTTTTTGTTAGAAAGAGGAGGAGAAAAAGTAGTTGACGCAATTTTATCTCGTCGAGAATTACCTGCTGATGTGAGGGCAAAATTAATCGGCATGGTATTTAAAGATGGTTTTGCTGGTTGGATTATCCGAAATAAAGAAGCTGGTTTAATTGTTGATATTGAAAATGATAATCGTTGGACAAAATTAGCTAACGATAATACCAACACAAGATCTGCCATTGGTGTACCTATTAAAAGAGGTAATTATATTTTAGGGGTAATTATTCTCGAACATCCTGAAGTCAATCATTTTAGTGGTGAAACCGTTAGTTTAATGCAAGTAACCGCAGATCAAATGGCATTAGTAATTGAAAATGCTTATTTATACTACGAAGTTCAACAATATGCTAGTACTTTAGATGAAGAATTACAAAAAGGTCGAGAAATGCAAAGAGATTTCTTACCAACAACAATAGTTCAACCTGAAAATTGGGAAATTGAAGCATTTTTAAATCCCGCTAAACAACTTTCTGGAGATTTTTATGATGTTTTCCCTATTGGTAATTATGTTGGCTTAGTCATTGCTGATGTTTGTGACAAAGGAGTCGGTAGTGCAATGTTTATGGCGTTAATGCGTAGCTTATTGCGTATTTTTGCTCGTAAAATTCAAACCCGTCAATTTGGAAGTGATTATTCTGCACAAACTGATTTTATATCTATTGCAGGTCAAGAAATTGATTTAGCTCAAATTGCACCTTTAGAAGCCATTAAATTCACTAACAATTATGTAGCTGATAATCATGGCAATACAAATATGTTTGCTACTATCTTTTTCGGTATTCTTAATCCTAATAACGGAGTATTGACTTATATTAATGGTGGTCATGAGCCGATTTTAATTTTAGATCAGTTTGGTATAAAAAAAGAGCTTGATTCAACAGGTGCGGCGGTAGGAATGATGACTAATATGAAGTTTACCATTGAACAAACCACTCTTGAACCGGGGGATATTCTTCTAGGTTATACCGATGGTGTAACAGATGGAAAAAATCCCGAAGGTAAATTATTTGGGAAGAAAAAATTAATAGAATTAATTCAAGGACAACCATTTAATTCTGCTACAGATTTACTTAATACGATCAAGGATAATTTGTTAGCTTATATTGGTGATGCTCCGCAATTTGATGATATTACTCTTTTGTCTGTAATGCGAAAAATTGATAACTAAAAATTTATTCAGCAGACTATGAACATAAAATATTTTATCTGTATTTATTGTACGTGATATTTCAGAATAAATAAGATTACTAGCAAAAAATAGCCATAAATCATTGTAAATCTCTATATTTAGCGATATGATGATAAATAAGTAGAAAATCTTAACTATCATCGGAATTTATGGATATTAAATTAATTAACATCGGTTTTGGTAATATTGTTACAGCTAACCGAGTTATTGCTATTGTAAGTCCAGAATCAGCCCCCATTAAACGTATTATTAGCGATGCTAGAGAAAAGGGTCTTTTAATTGATGCTACTTATGGCAGAAGAACTAGAGCAGTTATCATAACCGATTCGAGTCATGTTGTTTTGTCTGCTATTCAACCAGAAACCGTAGCTAATCGATTTGTTACCCATGTAGAAAAATAGACTTCTAACTGAAGTTCGGTAACAGCTAATAGGTAATGATAATAAGAATTGATTATTTCTGCTTCTATATTTATTGTATTTTTTATTTTGCAAGAGGTCTATTAAAATCACCGTCATGAGTCAAGAAGGTAAATTAGTCGTAATTACCGGACCTAGCGGAGTCGGAAAAGGTACGATTGTTAAATCATTATTGGCAAAAAATCCAGAAATTTTCTTGTCAATTTCGGCGACAACTCGCTCTCCTCGTCAGGGAGAAGTTGATGGTAAAGACTATTATTTTTTGTCTCATGTTCAATTTGAGGAGATGATAAATAATTCTGAATTATTAGAATGGGCTGAGTATGCAGGAAATTACTATGGCACACCAAAAAAACCTGTCCTAACACAAATCACAGAGGGTAAAATTGTTGTTTTAGAAATTGAGGTTGTTGGGGCAAATCAAGTTAAAGAAAGTTTTCCTACCGCCACCAGAATTTTTATATTACCTCCTTCTGTGAATGAATTAGAAAAACGATTGAGAGGTAGAGGTACAGATGTTGATGAAATAGTTACAAAACGTTTGATTAAAGCTAAAGAAGAATTAGCTGTTAGTCATGAGTTTGATTATCAGATTATTAATGATACCTTAGAAGAAGCGGTCGCCGATGTTGAACAGACCATTAAAAATCTCATATAGTTAGATTACTGTCTTAATAAGTTTTTTGTAATTAGCTTTCCGTAGTAGCCAACATTTGTAACTTATATAAACTAGAGTATAATCCATTTTGTATAAGTAATTGATCATGACTGCCCGATTCGATTAATTCTCCATGTTTTAATACCAAAATTTTATCCACATTGCGAATGGTTGAAAGACGATGAGCGATAATAATAGCAGTCTTATTAACTAAAAGTTTATCTAAGGCTTGTTGAGTATCTGCTTCAGTAGCAACATCTAAACTTGAAGTGGCTTCATCCAACACAAGTATATTAGGATTACGAATGGCGACTCTAGCAAAGGCTAAAAGTTGTTTTTGCCCACCAGAAAGATTTGCTCCTCTTTCTCTTAATTGAGTATCATATCCTTGGGGTAATTGATTGATAAATTTATCAATATTGGTAATTTCGGCGGCTTGTTTTATTTTTTCAAAGGAATATTCTTCTCCTAGAGTGATATTACGTTTCACGTCACCAGCAAAGATAAAACTTTCTTGTAAAATTACACCAATATGACTTCTTAATTCTTTTTGATTAATGTCTTTGATGTCAATACCGTCAACTAAAATTCTCCCTTTTGTTGGTTCATATAAACGACATAATAAACGAATTATAGAACTTTTTCCCGCACCTGTAGGACCTACTAAAGCAACTTTTTCTCCTGGTTTAATGGTAAAGTCAAGATTTTTTAAGACATATTCATCAGGTTTATAAGCAAACCAAACATTTTCAAATTTTATTTCGCCAATTTGTTGATTTTCTTGATCGATATTAAAGCTAATATTATCTTCACGATCTTTAATTTCTAAAGGAATACTCATCAATTCAGTAATTCTTTCAATAGCAGTAAATCCCGATTGAAACATGGTAAATTTATCCGCAAATTGACGCAAAGGATCGAATAATCTTTGAGAATAAAGAATAAAAGCTGACAATATCCCAAATGTTAGTTTATCCTCTAAAATAAATAATCCTCCTACCCATAATACTCCTGCGATCGCCACTAAAGAAATCCATTCTAAAGTAGCAGATACTGCGGAGTCATGAAAAATGGTTTTATCAATGGCTTTTAAGTATCTATAATTAACATTACGGAACATTTCACTATTATATTTTTCTCGTCGAAATAATTGCACGATATTAATACCCACAACATTTTCCTGCAACATAGAGTTAAGTAAAGACAATTCTTCCCTTGCCGCATAATTTGCAATACGATATTGTTTTTGAAAATAGATAATTAAAGCTGTGACAGGAATCAACATTAATACCAACATAGAAGCCAACTGCCATTGAAGAGAAAACATTGTCAAAATAATAACTAAAATAGAAACTAAATCACTAAGAATACCAATTGCACCTGTAGCAAAAACGTCTCCTAATGCTTCCACATCATTAGTAATTCTTGTTACCAATTTTCCGACGGGAGTTTTATTAAAAAAATTAGACCCTAAAGAAGTAACATGATTAAATAAATCTTCTCGAATAAATGCTGTTATTTCTTGTCCGACTTTTTGTACTAAAAATCCTTGCCACGCTTGAAAAATAGTTCTAATAATAATAGTTAAAAGTAAAATAAAAGCTAATACATTTAATCCATTAGAGACAGAATAAGATTTTAAAAATGACCATGTAGGTTCATTTCTTAACAGTGAGATTGCTTGTCCTACAAGAAGAGGTTGAACTGCACCTGCTAAAGATAAAGGAATTAATAAAATTAAAGAAATTAATAAAATAGAGGAATTTCGTTTAGCATAAGGGGCAATTTTTAACAGTAATCCCCAATCATTTTCTTTGACATTTATCTGCATTTTTATATAGTAATTTTATGATAATGAGTAAGTTTATAATAACATTTTTTTAAAATTAAATTTTAAAAAGAATTTCAGATAAATTTTAGATCATTAATTAGATAATAATTTGACTAAAATATATCATTAACGAAATCAATTAAAGTTGACATCGTAGTAATAAAAGAAGGTAATTTTTCTGTTATATTTTTAGCAATAAAAGACTTATCAAAAAATTTTAACATTCCTCTTTGTTGAGGGTTATTAATTTCATCATAAAAATTAATCGTAGCAAAGCATATTTTAGGCAATGTTTTGGCATTATAAGAAATATCATATTTATCTTTAACTGAGCAATCATTAGACATCGCTATTTCCATTAATAATTTCCATT encodes the following:
- the petC gene encoding cytochrome b6-f complex iron-sulfur subunit — its product is MTQISGNADVPDMGRRQFMNLLTFGTITGVAAGALYPVVSYFIPKSSGGAGGGLTAKDKLGNDIVASEFLANHQAGDRTLAQGLKGDPTYIVVTEDKSIASYGINAVCTHLGCVVPWNASEDKFICPCHGSQYNNEGKVVRGPAPLSLALVHADVTDDKVILTNWEETDFRDGSNPWWA
- a CDS encoding DUF3067 family protein; translated protein: MTGKELQELIFHKWGCSYDAQVLRIKDKIYFQVMWKYLEQASFHFTETEYLEHLEEVANYLRIWGVIEQVQKGILEAKNRPRLGKAVSISLDLGERTSEWII
- a CDS encoding GAF domain-containing SpoIIE family protein phosphatase, with amino-acid sequence MFIDNEQYQKNLVTKVNDLEAQLKIARDYQTVFEAEKDLFNSLMGMLPSLQTSGFPAMGKLLDNWIAIAESAENGKILQLTLHQTMKIATEAVKADSSSLFIFNHEQEICYSVNMTSNCQLTATQNPETIDLDEGLLDWVRKNRKICLIKDIENDPRWYHKSPQSSGIRSVLSLPLLAEEQLFAIITLNHSDVDYFQPEMVQLIELTAQTITFIIEIAAIKIEKATSEIQKKLLENLVEVARSPIKKDLLKQTISQILDLAVDITHAQKGSMFLLERGGEKVVDAILSRRELPADVRAKLIGMVFKDGFAGWIIRNKEAGLIVDIENDNRWTKLANDNTNTRSAIGVPIKRGNYILGVIILEHPEVNHFSGETVSLMQVTADQMALVIENAYLYYEVQQYASTLDEELQKGREMQRDFLPTTIVQPENWEIEAFLNPAKQLSGDFYDVFPIGNYVGLVIADVCDKGVGSAMFMALMRSLLRIFARKIQTRQFGSDYSAQTDFISIAGQEIDLAQIAPLEAIKFTNNYVADNHGNTNMFATIFFGILNPNNGVLTYINGGHEPILILDQFGIKKELDSTGAAVGMMTNMKFTIEQTTLEPGDILLGYTDGVTDGKNPEGKLFGKKKLIELIQGQPFNSATDLLNTIKDNLLAYIGDAPQFDDITLLSVMRKIDN
- the remA gene encoding extracellular matrix/biofilm regulator RemA; its protein translation is MDIKLINIGFGNIVTANRVIAIVSPESAPIKRIISDAREKGLLIDATYGRRTRAVIITDSSHVVLSAIQPETVANRFVTHVEK
- the gmk gene encoding guanylate kinase yields the protein MSQEGKLVVITGPSGVGKGTIVKSLLAKNPEIFLSISATTRSPRQGEVDGKDYYFLSHVQFEEMINNSELLEWAEYAGNYYGTPKKPVLTQITEGKIVVLEIEVVGANQVKESFPTATRIFILPPSVNELEKRLRGRGTDVDEIVTKRLIKAKEELAVSHEFDYQIINDTLEEAVADVEQTIKNLI
- a CDS encoding ABC transporter ATP-binding protein, whose amino-acid sequence is MQINVKENDWGLLLKIAPYAKRNSSILLISLILLIPLSLAGAVQPLLVGQAISLLRNEPTWSFLKSYSVSNGLNVLAFILLLTIIIRTIFQAWQGFLVQKVGQEITAFIREDLFNHVTSLGSNFFNKTPVGKLVTRITNDVEALGDVFATGAIGILSDLVSILVIILTMFSLQWQLASMLVLMLIPVTALIIYFQKQYRIANYAAREELSLLNSMLQENVVGINIVQLFRREKYNSEMFRNVNYRYLKAIDKTIFHDSAVSATLEWISLVAIAGVLWVGGLFILEDKLTFGILSAFILYSQRLFDPLRQFADKFTMFQSGFTAIERITELMSIPLEIKDREDNISFNIDQENQQIGEIKFENVWFAYKPDEYVLKNLDFTIKPGEKVALVGPTGAGKSSIIRLLCRLYEPTKGRILVDGIDIKDINQKELRSHIGVILQESFIFAGDVKRNITLGEEYSFEKIKQAAEITNIDKFINQLPQGYDTQLRERGANLSGGQKQLLAFARVAIRNPNILVLDEATSSLDVATEADTQQALDKLLVNKTAIIIAHRLSTIRNVDKILVLKHGELIESGSHDQLLIQNGLYSSLYKLQMLATTES